One region of Solea senegalensis isolate Sse05_10M linkage group LG14, IFAPA_SoseM_1, whole genome shotgun sequence genomic DNA includes:
- the LOC122780991 gene encoding growth factor receptor-bound protein 7-like, whose protein sequence is MMEVAGPWTEVFEGSERMEKSNGADTLLGSSTLTLAPLVTDSPSVRRSQPILITSSRTKTVEHFSSSVPSIPNPFPELCSPSKSPVLNNSLPPTSSDKHAYFDCQTLPE, encoded by the exons ATGATGGAAGTGGCAGGTCCTTGGACAGAAGTATTTGAGGGCTCGGAGAGGATGGAGAAGTCTAATGGAGCAGACACGTTACTGGGGAGCTCCACTCTGACTCTGGCACCTCTGGTTACAGATTCGCCCTCCGTTCGCCGCTCCCAGCCCATCCTCATCACCTCAAGCAG GACGAAAACAGTAGAGcacttctcttcctctgtcccGTCCATACCCAACCCATTTCCTGAGCTGTGTAGCCCCTCCAAGTCTCCAGTCCTCAATAATTCACTTCCACCAACGTCAAGTGACAAACAC GCTTATTTTGACTGCCAAACACTGCCAGAGTAA